The Victivallaceae bacterium genome contains a region encoding:
- the lipA gene encoding lipoyl synthase: MNSAVQAESSKNKRLPSWLRKTLPKGRALSSTAHNLKIERLHTVCEEALCPNKTECWSQHTATYLALGSVCTRRCGFCDIDHSLTPPLPDSGECDRIADSVVQLKLRHTVITMVSRDDLLDGGATHLSEIIHKIRCRSPKTTVETLSSDFQGNDESLKILLRAAPEIFNHNLETVERLSPLVRHKATYKRSLNVLSLAAKANVSMGIKSGIMVGLGEKEIEVKQTLDHLKNAGVTIVTIGQYLRPGKKKLAVKEYVLPETFSYYQSYGESIGLFIYSGPFIRSSYNAAEIINLIRQR; encoded by the coding sequence ATGAATAGTGCAGTTCAAGCAGAGAGTTCAAAAAACAAACGCCTTCCTTCTTGGTTAAGGAAAACGTTACCTAAAGGACGTGCTTTATCTTCTACTGCGCATAATTTAAAAATTGAACGATTACATACAGTCTGTGAAGAGGCTTTGTGTCCTAATAAAACGGAATGCTGGTCTCAACATACCGCTACCTATCTCGCTTTGGGCAGTGTGTGTACGCGTCGATGCGGGTTTTGCGATATCGATCATTCATTAACTCCTCCTCTTCCGGACTCTGGAGAATGCGATCGAATAGCCGATTCCGTGGTACAATTAAAGCTACGTCATACCGTCATCACTATGGTTTCCAGAGATGATTTACTTGACGGCGGAGCCACGCACCTATCGGAAATCATTCACAAAATTCGCTGTCGATCACCAAAAACAACGGTAGAAACACTATCTTCGGATTTTCAAGGAAATGACGAATCTTTGAAAATCTTATTGAGAGCTGCACCTGAAATTTTCAATCATAATCTTGAGACGGTGGAAAGATTGTCTCCGTTAGTCAGGCATAAAGCCACCTATAAACGGTCCCTGAATGTATTATCCTTAGCAGCTAAGGCAAATGTTTCCATGGGTATAAAATCGGGGATTATGGTAGGACTCGGCGAAAAAGAGATTGAAGTCAAACAAACTCTGGATCATCTCAAAAACGCAGGTGTTACTATAGTAACAATCGGTCAATATCTACGTCCCGGCAAAAAAAAACTTGCCGTTAAGGAATATGTTCTCCCCGAAACCTTTTCTTATTATCAATCATATGGAGAATCTATCGGTTTGTTCATTTACTCAGGACCTTTCATTCGTTCAAGCTATAATGCGGCCGAAATTATTAACCTAATCCGCCAACGATAA
- the lpdA gene encoding dihydrolipoyl dehydrogenase codes for MNDEFDCVVIGSGPGGYVAALRAAQKNLKTALIESFETGGTCLNRGCIPSKALIAGTSLLKKIKYADKYGIQVDNYSFDFASMMNRKSNVVSGLRKGLENLIKHNKIQCFNGRAKLDSDNEIKILGNDACTLKAKNIILATGSEPKLLPGISLGKNIIDSTGILNLSSLPKSMVIIGGGVIGCEFASLFSALGTQVTIVEALPRILAIENKELSSFISNSFKKEGISILTNARITSLTEDENQVTVVFENDQTESFSKALIAIGRVPNTQDLGLEKTGVITDERGFILTDDCMQTNVPNIYAIGDITGKWLLAHVASHQGIVAVEQILGHPMKMDYSVVPSVIFTSPEVASVGLSFEKALEQGLSVKKSTFPFRALGKALAIEESEGFATIISDSESKQILGACVAGPHASSLIGEMALAIKNELTLPCVYETIHPHPTLSEIWAEAALLADEQPLHIPKNKS; via the coding sequence ATGAACGATGAATTCGATTGTGTAGTAATCGGAAGTGGCCCTGGTGGTTACGTCGCCGCTTTACGAGCAGCTCAAAAAAATCTTAAAACGGCCCTTATAGAAAGTTTTGAAACGGGCGGTACTTGTTTGAACAGAGGCTGTATTCCCTCAAAAGCACTTATTGCAGGAACCTCTCTTTTAAAAAAAATCAAATATGCAGACAAATACGGCATTCAAGTCGATAATTATTCATTTGATTTCGCTTCAATGATGAATCGTAAATCGAACGTAGTTTCCGGATTGAGAAAAGGTCTCGAAAATCTGATTAAACACAACAAAATACAGTGTTTTAACGGAAGAGCCAAGCTGGATTCCGATAACGAAATCAAGATTCTCGGAAACGACGCATGTACGCTTAAAGCAAAGAATATCATTCTTGCAACTGGATCCGAACCCAAACTTTTGCCTGGTATTTCTCTAGGTAAAAACATTATCGATTCAACCGGAATTCTGAACTTGTCTTCACTACCGAAATCCATGGTTATCATCGGAGGAGGAGTAATCGGTTGCGAATTTGCCTCTTTATTTTCAGCCCTCGGAACTCAAGTTACGATTGTAGAAGCACTTCCTAGAATTTTAGCAATCGAGAATAAAGAGCTTTCTTCTTTCATAAGCAACAGCTTTAAAAAGGAAGGCATTTCGATTTTGACCAATGCTCGTATAACTTCATTGACGGAAGATGAAAATCAAGTAACGGTCGTTTTTGAAAACGATCAAACGGAGTCATTCAGCAAGGCATTGATTGCCATCGGCAGAGTCCCCAATACGCAAGATTTAGGACTGGAAAAAACCGGAGTGATCACGGATGAACGCGGTTTTATTCTGACGGACGACTGTATGCAAACGAACGTACCCAATATTTATGCTATAGGAGACATAACCGGAAAATGGTTACTGGCTCACGTTGCCTCACACCAAGGAATCGTTGCGGTTGAACAAATATTAGGTCACCCCATGAAAATGGATTATTCGGTTGTTCCTAGCGTAATTTTTACATCTCCTGAGGTCGCTTCGGTAGGGCTATCTTTTGAAAAGGCCCTGGAACAAGGTCTTTCCGTTAAAAAATCCACTTTTCCTTTTCGGGCTTTAGGCAAAGCTTTGGCTATTGAAGAGTCTGAAGGATTTGCTACCATTATAAGCGATAGCGAAAGCAAACAAATATTAGGTGCCTGTGTGGCAGGACCGCATGCTTCGTCTCTAATAGGAGAAATGGCTCTTGCCATTAAAAACGAGCTCACCCTGCCGTGTGTTTATGAGACCATCCATCCTCATCCCACTCTTTCGGAGATATGGGCAGAAGCGGCTCTTTTAGCCGATGAACAACCTCTTCACATTCCGAAAAATAAATCATGA